The Novosphingobium sp. SL115 genome includes a region encoding these proteins:
- a CDS encoding DUF3325 family protein, whose product MPFEAGLAAYAGFAAMAAAMNRHRPRPGRIPLPHAHHARGIGATLLALALLLAVRRFGLEQGTVVGVVQICLAAVVLVLAMSWRPRAAFALALPALALAVLLVSLF is encoded by the coding sequence ATGCCGTTTGAAGCGGGTCTTGCCGCCTACGCCGGATTTGCTGCCATGGCCGCTGCAATGAACAGGCACCGGCCTCGTCCCGGGCGCATTCCCTTGCCGCATGCACACCATGCGCGCGGGATTGGCGCGACGTTGCTCGCTCTTGCGCTGTTGCTGGCTGTCCGGCGCTTCGGGCTAGAGCAGGGCACCGTTGTGGGGGTGGTGCAGATCTGCCTCGCCGCAGTGGTGCTCGTTCTGGCTATGTCATGGCGCCCGCGCGCAGCGTTTGCGTTAGCTCTGCCTGCGTTGGCCCTGGCGGTTCTGCTCGTGTCATTGTTTTGA
- a CDS encoding IS110 family transposase, with translation MAKWLTRRCPDLVRVVLETGTLSTFLYHGLAERGVAVECICSRHAKGVLSARVNKSDVHDAQGLAQLARTGWFKRVHMKASATHIDRAALRIRGQLITARTSMANQLRGLLKLFGLRMGTARTPGRRAERLTAFYAQRPDLKALFDPLIASKKPLRNSCAHPIACSMNGQRQMKSAPG, from the coding sequence TTGGCCAAGTGGCTCACCCGGCGTTGCCCGGATCTCGTGCGCGTGGTGCTGGAAACCGGAACGCTGTCGACCTTCCTCTACCATGGACTGGCCGAACGTGGTGTCGCGGTCGAGTGTATATGTTCGCGGCACGCCAAGGGCGTCCTATCTGCACGAGTGAACAAGAGCGATGTCCACGACGCACAAGGACTTGCTCAGCTGGCACGCACCGGCTGGTTCAAGCGTGTCCACATGAAGGCGTCGGCCACGCATATCGACAGAGCCGCGCTGCGTATCCGCGGCCAGCTCATCACCGCGCGGACATCCATGGCCAACCAACTGCGTGGTCTCTTGAAGCTGTTCGGCCTTCGTATGGGCACCGCCAGAACACCGGGCCGGCGGGCAGAGCGCCTGACTGCCTTTTACGCCCAGCGGCCTGATCTGAAGGCGCTATTTGACCCGCTCATTGCCTCTAAGAAGCCATTGAGGAACAGCTGCGCGCATCCAATCGCCTGTTCAATGAACGGGCAAAGGCAGATGAAGTCTGCACCCGGCTGA
- a CDS encoding IS110 family transposase has product MSVPGVGPITALTYTSTIEDPRRFARSDDVGAYAGLVPRRSQSGERDTSGHISKAGDPMLRKALYEAAIRPSGVGQENGRNQRRQACQNGGRAQARRITPLALAERDQVPLGLSPAFLFPISHAQDDLVKKVGGRTSFGTQRRPPIPLGRDHEGSDEKLPQLSDDLEDNHWRTGKRKRNTTIN; this is encoded by the coding sequence ATGAGCGTTCCTGGCGTTGGACCGATCACCGCGCTCACTTACACCTCGACCATCGAAGATCCGCGCCGTTTTGCCAGAAGCGACGATGTCGGCGCCTATGCAGGGCTCGTGCCTCGACGTAGCCAATCGGGAGAACGCGACACTAGCGGGCACATCTCCAAGGCCGGCGACCCCATGTTGCGCAAGGCGCTCTATGAAGCCGCCATTCGCCCTTCAGGCGTGGGGCAGGAAAATGGCCGAAACCAAAGGCGCCAAGCGTGCCAGAACGGCGGTCGCGCGCAAGCTCGCCGCATTACTCCACTCGCTTTGGCTGAACGAGACCAAGTTCCGCTGGGCCTGAGCCCGGCGTTTCTCTTCCCGATCAGCCATGCCCAGGACGATCTCGTCAAGAAAGTAGGGGGTCGAACCTCGTTTGGGACACAAAGACGTCCACCTATTCCGCTCGGCCGCGATCATGAAGGCTCGGACGAGAAGCTGCCTCAGCTGTCCGATGACCTCGAAGACAACCATTGGCGAACGGGAAAAAGGAAGAGAAATACCACAATCAATTAG
- a CDS encoding fumarylacetoacetate hydrolase family protein, with amino-acid sequence MARWSRSCNLRVERNGKQFGLVDGSQMAFSFPELIAYAARTRDLVPGTIIGSGTVSNREYAERGSACISERRAIEMIAVGAPQTEFLRYGENVRMTGITLSGHRPFGDILQQIVQA; translated from the coding sequence ATGGCACGATGGTCGCGTAGTTGCAATCTTCGGGTCGAACGCAATGGGAAACAATTTGGTCTGGTAGACGGTTCGCAGATGGCGTTTTCATTTCCAGAGTTGATTGCTTACGCCGCGCGGACCCGCGATTTGGTGCCGGGGACAATCATCGGTTCGGGGACAGTTTCTAATCGGGAATATGCCGAACGTGGTTCAGCTTGCATCTCGGAACGCCGAGCGATTGAGATGATAGCGGTTGGAGCGCCGCAAACAGAATTTCTCCGCTACGGAGAGAATGTGCGCATGACGGGCATAACGTTATCAGGGCACAGACCTTTCGGCGATATCCTTCAGCAGATAGTGCAGGCCTGA
- a CDS encoding IS3 family transposase (programmed frameshift), with amino-acid sequence MKPQPSLKKTSAKAPAERVVKDIRRQTRRHFSAEDKIRIVLDGRRGEDSIAELCRKEGIAQSLYYTWSKEFMEAGKRRLAGDTARAATTGEVQDLRREARALKGCGADLTLENRLLKKKHDRGWGRRRMRYPASEKLEIIRIVEQSHLPAKRTLDQLGIARRTFYRWYDRYLEGGPEALQDRPSAPSRVWNRIAPEVQDQIIEMALGYSELSPRELAVRFTDEKRYFVSEATVYRLLKAHDLITSPAYVGIKAADQFHTRTTRPNEMWQTDFTYFKIIGWGWMYLSTVLDDFSRYIIAWKLCTNMRAEDVTDTLDLALAASGCDSATVLHKPRLLSDNGPSYIASELAEYIEANKMSHVHGAPMHPQTQGKIERWHQTLKNRILLENYFLPGDLEAQVEAFVVHYNYQRYHESLNNVTPADAYFGRAPAIIKQRERIKRQTIEHRRLQHRKLAA; translated from the exons ATGAAGCCGCAACCCTCCTTGAAAAAAACGTCGGCAAAGGCCCCTGCTGAGCGTGTTGTGAAGGACATTCGGCGGCAGACCCGCCGGCATTTCTCGGCCGAAGACAAGATCCGCATCGTGCTGGACGGCCGCCGCGGCGAAGACAGCATTGCCGAGCTGTGCCGTAAGGAAGGCATTGCCCAAAGCCTGTATTACACCTGGTCGAAGGAGTTCATGGAAGCGGGCAAGCGGCGCCTGGCCGGCGACACCGCCCGCGCTGCAACCACCGGCGAGGTGCAGGATCTGCGCCGCGAAGCCCGCGCTCTGAAGGGATGCGGGGCTGACCTGACGCTCGAGAACCGTCTGCTGA AAAAAAAGCATGATCGCGGATGGGGGCGACGACGAATGAGGTATCCCGCATCCGAGAAGCTCGAGATCATCCGGATCGTCGAGCAGTCGCACCTGCCCGCCAAGCGGACGCTGGACCAGCTCGGCATAGCCCGCCGGACGTTCTACCGCTGGTATGACCGCTATCTCGAGGGTGGCCCGGAAGCGCTGCAGGATCGGCCATCGGCACCGAGCAGGGTGTGGAACCGGATCGCACCCGAGGTGCAGGACCAGATCATCGAGATGGCGCTGGGCTACAGCGAGCTCAGCCCGCGCGAACTGGCCGTGCGCTTCACCGACGAGAAGCGCTACTTCGTCTCGGAAGCCACGGTTTACCGGCTGCTCAAGGCCCACGACCTAATTACCAGCCCGGCCTACGTCGGGATCAAGGCCGCCGACCAGTTCCACACCAGAACCACCCGGCCGAACGAGATGTGGCAGACCGACTTCACCTACTTCAAGATCATCGGGTGGGGCTGGATGTACCTGTCGACCGTGCTCGACGACTTCTCACGCTACATCATCGCCTGGAAGTTGTGCACCAACATGCGGGCCGAGGACGTGACCGACACGCTGGACCTCGCGCTCGCGGCGTCCGGCTGTGACAGCGCCACGGTACTGCACAAGCCCAGGCTGCTCAGCGATAATGGCCCCAGCTACATCGCGAGCGAACTGGCGGAATACATCGAGGCCAACAAGATGAGCCATGTGCATGGCGCCCCGATGCATCCCCAGACCCAGGGCAAGATCGAGCGCTGGCACCAGACCCTGAAAAACCGCATCCTGCTGGAAAACTACTTCCTGCCCGGCGACCTTGAGGCTCAGGTCGAGGCCTTCGTCGTGCACTATAACTACCAGAGGTACCACGAGAGCCTGAACAACGTGACGCCTGCCGATGCCTACTTCGGCAGGGCACCGGCCATCATAAAACAGCGCGAAAGGATCAAACGGCAGACCATCGAACATCGGCGCTTGCAACACCGCAAGCTCGCCGCTTAA
- a CDS encoding TetR/AcrR family transcriptional regulator yields MIAVHELTPVDMADSKIQLILAGERLFAERGVEAASLREIAVAAGHGNNNAVRYHFGSKQGLVQAIFRHRVVQMEPVRAKLMARLEAASLETDTRSIFEVIVLPYFTLRAPDGTFSYPAFILQYLLYHRPRGIQHAADEAGALSSALNTAHQLLRSRIGYLAPEIVEGRILHAMITFVTAIISAENAVPKLSTEQYRAHIDDAIDQAVASMVLQNSPRDASLVREFANTP; encoded by the coding sequence ATGATTGCGGTTCACGAACTGACCCCTGTCGATATGGCAGACAGCAAAATCCAGCTTATCTTGGCAGGAGAGAGATTGTTCGCCGAACGAGGGGTAGAGGCGGCGTCACTCCGAGAAATCGCTGTCGCCGCCGGGCATGGGAACAATAATGCCGTGCGCTATCATTTCGGATCCAAGCAGGGGCTGGTTCAGGCGATTTTCCGGCATCGTGTGGTGCAGATGGAGCCGGTTCGCGCAAAGCTTATGGCCCGCCTAGAAGCCGCCAGTCTTGAAACCGATACACGCTCGATCTTTGAAGTTATCGTGCTACCATATTTCACGCTGCGCGCGCCCGATGGGACATTTTCCTATCCAGCGTTCATCCTTCAATACCTGCTTTATCATCGCCCCCGGGGAATCCAGCATGCCGCAGACGAGGCTGGGGCGCTCTCATCGGCCCTCAACACAGCACACCAACTGCTTCGCTCCAGAATCGGCTATCTTGCTCCAGAAATTGTCGAAGGCCGCATTCTTCATGCGATGATTACCTTCGTCACGGCGATTATCAGCGCGGAAAATGCTGTGCCCAAGTTATCGACTGAGCAATACCGCGCCCACATTGATGATGCGATTGATCAGGCGGTGGCGTCGATGGTTCTGCAAAATTCCCCGCGCGACGCGTCACTGGTGCGTGAATTTGCAAACACCCCCTGA
- a CDS encoding TonB-dependent receptor, with amino-acid sequence MATTAFGFGHQANAQDQAADNGQAADQGGIQDIVVTARKRTETTQNVPVAVLAISAETIQKYDLTSLERVAASTPSFVVGRAPSGSGATLVLRGIGSNTTSIGLEQSVAVVVDGSYYGQGRTINEGFFDLGGIEILKGPQALFFGKNATAGVVSITTADPGDRLEVIARAGYEFRARQIVGEAIVSTPLSDTLGLRVAMRGSKMNRGYFKQLGTVQTYPTLNRTSTAQAVTPTNHVSGPAGDGRSDEIYVRATLKWQPTDRLTATIKANFGENKTDNPAAASVYYKCPTGATAGNPAIACRRAFESSGNRFPDAITASVPFANADGQTGNQYRSWAVNASIAYELDDVMITSVTNYNWNRNIFQFDADSVSRSGAPSVFATEWSTFDAFSEELRVLTSYDGPLNLMVGGLYQKTKRDYLAWTASGGLENSAAPQPFQRFLANSKDSETAGETISAFGQVIYKPVEQVEVTGGVRYTHETKDSYFLQPYSHPIRVAQGIFLPGSRVTSSQVFDDWSPEVTFSYKPTQDINIWAAYKTAYKSGGFSNSGILSPNAGLADFEFDPEKARGFEGGIKTTLLDRQLRFNVTAYTYKFSNLQLDFFRSDIFAFTTINAGSARTRGVEVDFQYAPRGLAGFDVHGSINYNKTRYGDAAGAPCYAGQTRNQGCNLVFVPGGSGNQTRSFNPATDTVANRQNLKGLPTANAPEWTGTLGFNYEANLSDGLVIGASADARYSGEYIATAFGNPATRQTNYVNLDAALRLKIENDRWELAVIGKNLTNRWYATGGTDAPNTGSGTGGTAGVLADQIGFATLPRTVMMQATFRY; translated from the coding sequence ATGGCCACGACCGCATTTGGGTTCGGTCATCAGGCCAATGCGCAGGATCAGGCGGCGGACAACGGTCAGGCAGCCGATCAGGGTGGCATTCAGGACATTGTGGTTACTGCCCGCAAGCGCACGGAAACCACGCAGAACGTGCCCGTAGCGGTTCTGGCAATTTCGGCAGAAACCATCCAGAAGTATGATCTGACAAGCCTTGAGCGCGTTGCCGCCAGCACTCCGTCCTTTGTCGTCGGCAGGGCGCCTTCGGGATCGGGCGCGACGCTTGTCCTGCGCGGAATCGGTTCGAACACCACGTCGATTGGGCTTGAGCAGTCGGTCGCCGTCGTGGTCGACGGATCCTATTACGGACAGGGTCGAACGATCAACGAAGGCTTCTTCGACCTTGGCGGCATCGAAATTCTCAAAGGTCCGCAGGCGCTGTTCTTTGGCAAGAACGCCACTGCTGGCGTGGTTTCGATCACCACCGCCGATCCGGGTGACCGGCTGGAAGTGATCGCTCGGGCAGGCTATGAATTCCGCGCGCGCCAGATCGTGGGCGAAGCGATCGTCTCGACACCGCTGAGCGATACGCTGGGTTTGCGCGTGGCAATGCGCGGGAGCAAGATGAACCGCGGCTATTTCAAACAGCTTGGCACGGTTCAGACTTACCCGACCTTGAATCGCACTTCTACTGCGCAGGCTGTCACACCGACAAACCATGTTTCCGGCCCAGCCGGTGATGGACGGTCGGACGAAATCTATGTCCGCGCGACGCTGAAATGGCAACCGACCGATCGGTTAACGGCCACGATCAAAGCCAACTTCGGCGAAAACAAGACTGACAATCCTGCTGCCGCTTCGGTCTATTACAAATGCCCCACCGGCGCGACTGCAGGCAATCCGGCCATTGCCTGCCGCCGTGCGTTTGAGTCTTCAGGCAACCGTTTCCCCGATGCGATTACAGCTTCGGTGCCCTTTGCCAATGCCGATGGCCAGACCGGCAACCAGTATCGCAGCTGGGCTGTCAACGCGAGCATCGCCTACGAGCTTGATGATGTGATGATCACGTCGGTTACCAACTACAACTGGAACCGCAACATCTTCCAGTTCGATGCTGACAGCGTTTCCAGAAGCGGTGCGCCGAGTGTGTTTGCCACAGAATGGTCAACCTTCGATGCATTCTCGGAAGAACTGCGCGTTCTGACGTCTTACGACGGCCCGCTGAACCTGATGGTCGGCGGCCTTTACCAGAAGACCAAGCGCGATTATCTGGCATGGACGGCATCGGGCGGCCTTGAAAACAGCGCTGCGCCGCAGCCATTCCAACGTTTCCTTGCCAATTCCAAGGATTCCGAGACGGCGGGCGAGACGATCTCCGCTTTCGGGCAGGTGATTTACAAGCCGGTCGAGCAGGTCGAGGTGACTGGCGGCGTGCGCTATACGCACGAGACGAAAGATAGCTATTTCCTTCAGCCCTATTCGCATCCGATCCGCGTGGCCCAGGGAATCTTCCTGCCCGGCAGCCGGGTCACGTCCAGCCAGGTGTTCGACGATTGGTCACCCGAAGTGACCTTTAGCTACAAGCCGACGCAGGACATCAACATCTGGGCGGCGTATAAAACGGCCTACAAATCTGGCGGGTTCTCGAACTCGGGCATTCTCAGCCCCAATGCAGGGCTTGCCGACTTTGAATTTGATCCTGAAAAGGCCCGCGGCTTTGAAGGGGGCATCAAGACCACGCTGCTCGACCGCCAGTTGCGCTTTAACGTGACGGCCTACACCTACAAGTTCAGCAACTTGCAACTGGACTTCTTCCGGTCAGACATCTTTGCCTTCACCACGATCAACGCCGGCTCTGCGCGGACTCGCGGTGTCGAGGTTGATTTCCAGTACGCACCGCGCGGCCTTGCCGGGTTCGATGTCCACGGTTCGATCAACTACAACAAGACCCGCTATGGCGATGCAGCCGGTGCGCCCTGCTATGCCGGACAGACCCGCAATCAGGGATGCAATCTGGTGTTCGTACCGGGCGGATCGGGCAATCAGACCCGGTCCTTCAACCCGGCAACCGATACGGTGGCAAACCGTCAGAATCTGAAGGGGCTGCCGACCGCCAACGCGCCGGAATGGACGGGCACTTTGGGTTTCAACTATGAGGCTAACCTGTCTGATGGCCTGGTGATCGGAGCGTCTGCCGATGCGCGCTACAGCGGCGAGTATATTGCTACGGCGTTCGGCAATCCGGCAACGCGTCAGACCAATTATGTCAATCTGGATGCGGCTCTGCGGCTCAAGATCGAAAATGACCGCTGGGAGCTTGCCGTTATTGGCAAGAACCTGACCAACCGCTGGTACGCCACGGGCGGGACTGATGCGCCGAACACCGGTTCGGGCACAGGTGGAACCGCAGGTGTGCTGGCCGACCAGATCGGCTTTGCCACGTTGCCCCGCACCGTGATGATGCAGGCTACCTTCCGATATTGA
- a CDS encoding arylsulfatase produces MRMIRHAIDRSSARLSRYRLRLCSAAAIGALLAPSCLMAQTAQVDPLAGKVGRTVQDSHAPTWPSQPEAPKGAPNVLVILTDDVGFGVTSAFGGPVPTATFDALAQNGLRYNRFNTTALCSPTRASLLTGRLPQNVDMGNVTNLPTGYDGYTTVIPKTAATVAEVLKENGFNTAMFGKSHLTPEWQSSAAGPFDQWPTGMGFEYFYGFLSADTSMWEPSITENTLPRDFPRDDPNYFFEKDMADKAITWLRTQQAAAPDKPFFMYYAPGIAHTPHHAPKDWLAKFSGKFDQGWDKLREEIYVRQKRSGIIPANSQLSPRPSSLPAWASLSADKKKLYARMMEAFAASVAYSDYQTGRMIEAIRETGEFDNTLIVFINGDNGSSAEGGLDGLLYEQSTITGRKETLAEKIAHIDEIGGPSLYNHFPAAWAWATNSPFPWWKQVASQAGGVRNGMVVSWPKRIAEKGAIRSQYAHVSDIMPTVLEAVGISAPEVVKGVPQKPVDGISLAYTFTQGSAPSARRTQLYEMMENFGIYKDGWMAGTLPKRPAWEAGAAGDRKLSVGPDQREWSLFNLDTDFSTAKDLAKKNPAKLKQMQDLFWSEAAKNNILPIHDYSQGTAGRPSLGRYRNSFTYRPGTATIAEDAAPRTIGKSFRIDADVTAGAGAKGVMIAQGGRFGGYSFYLKNGRPTFHYNAVGADAFTISADSALSEGKHTLSVEFVADSATEGTPGTLTLLVDGKPAGSGRLGRTVAAWMSHTEGLDIGIDRITPVSPDYTVPNSAFTGDLQEVRVTIK; encoded by the coding sequence ATGCGCATGATCCGCCACGCCATCGACCGGTCTTCGGCACGTCTATCACGCTATCGGCTCCGCCTTTGTTCTGCTGCGGCCATCGGCGCTTTGCTGGCACCGTCGTGCTTGATGGCACAGACCGCACAGGTTGATCCGCTGGCTGGCAAGGTGGGCCGCACTGTGCAGGATAGCCACGCGCCGACCTGGCCCTCGCAGCCCGAAGCCCCCAAGGGCGCGCCCAATGTGCTCGTCATCCTGACCGATGATGTCGGCTTTGGCGTTACCAGCGCTTTTGGCGGGCCGGTGCCCACGGCCACGTTTGATGCGCTGGCGCAGAATGGTTTGCGTTATAACCGGTTCAACACAACAGCCTTGTGTTCGCCCACGCGCGCCTCGCTCCTGACCGGGCGCCTGCCGCAAAACGTCGACATGGGCAACGTCACCAATCTGCCAACCGGTTATGATGGCTATACCACGGTCATCCCCAAGACCGCAGCGACCGTTGCTGAGGTGCTGAAGGAAAATGGCTTCAACACCGCGATGTTCGGCAAGAGCCACCTGACGCCTGAATGGCAATCAAGTGCTGCGGGACCGTTTGACCAGTGGCCAACCGGCATGGGCTTTGAATACTTTTACGGCTTCCTTTCGGCAGACACGTCGATGTGGGAGCCGAGCATCACTGAAAACACGTTGCCGCGCGATTTCCCGCGCGATGATCCCAATTACTTCTTTGAAAAGGACATGGCGGACAAGGCCATCACCTGGCTGCGCACCCAGCAGGCTGCCGCACCCGACAAGCCGTTCTTCATGTATTACGCGCCGGGCATCGCTCACACCCCGCACCATGCGCCCAAGGATTGGCTGGCAAAGTTCAGTGGCAAGTTCGATCAGGGCTGGGACAAGCTGCGCGAGGAGATCTACGTCAGGCAAAAACGTTCCGGCATCATTCCTGCGAACTCGCAGCTTTCCCCGCGTCCCTCATCGCTGCCGGCTTGGGCTTCGCTCTCGGCAGATAAGAAGAAGCTCTATGCCCGGATGATGGAAGCCTTTGCCGCAAGCGTTGCCTATTCTGACTACCAGACCGGGCGTATGATCGAGGCAATCCGTGAGACCGGCGAGTTTGACAACACGCTGATCGTGTTCATTAACGGCGATAATGGCAGCAGCGCCGAAGGTGGTCTGGACGGGCTGCTCTACGAGCAATCGACGATCACCGGACGCAAGGAAACTCTGGCCGAAAAGATCGCCCACATCGACGAAATCGGTGGCCCCAGCCTTTACAACCATTTCCCCGCTGCATGGGCGTGGGCCACCAATTCGCCCTTCCCGTGGTGGAAGCAGGTGGCTTCGCAGGCCGGCGGTGTGCGCAATGGCATGGTCGTTTCATGGCCCAAGCGCATTGCCGAAAAAGGCGCGATCCGATCACAATATGCTCACGTCAGCGATATCATGCCCACCGTCTTGGAGGCCGTCGGCATCTCCGCCCCGGAAGTGGTGAAGGGCGTGCCGCAAAAGCCCGTTGATGGTATCAGCCTGGCGTATACCTTCACGCAAGGGTCGGCTCCTTCGGCGCGGCGTACGCAACTTTACGAAATGATGGAAAACTTCGGCATCTACAAGGATGGCTGGATGGCGGGCACCCTGCCCAAGCGCCCCGCATGGGAAGCGGGTGCTGCCGGTGACCGCAAGCTGAGCGTCGGCCCGGATCAACGCGAATGGTCGCTGTTCAACCTCGATACCGATTTCAGCACGGCCAAGGATCTGGCGAAGAAGAACCCGGCCAAGCTGAAGCAGATGCAGGACCTGTTCTGGTCGGAAGCGGCGAAGAACAACATTCTGCCGATTCACGACTACAGCCAGGGGACCGCAGGCAGGCCATCGCTCGGTCGTTACCGGAACAGCTTCACCTACCGCCCCGGCACGGCCACGATCGCCGAGGATGCCGCACCACGCACCATCGGCAAAAGCTTCCGCATCGACGCTGACGTCACAGCGGGTGCCGGAGCCAAGGGCGTGATGATCGCGCAGGGCGGACGGTTCGGCGGCTACAGCTTCTACCTGAAGAACGGACGCCCAACATTTCACTACAATGCCGTGGGGGCCGATGCTTTCACGATCAGCGCCGACAGCGCGCTCAGCGAAGGCAAGCACACCCTGTCTGTCGAATTCGTGGCCGACAGTGCGACTGAGGGCACGCCGGGCACGCTGACCTTGCTGGTCGATGGCAAGCCGGCCGGTTCAGGCCGATTGGGGCGCACGGTGGCGGCGTGGATGTCGCACACCGAAGGGCTGGACATCGGCATTGACCGTATCACGCCTGTCAGCCCGGACTATACCGTGCCCAACAGCGCCTTTACCGGCGACCTTCAAGAAGTGCGGGTAACCATCAAGTGA
- a CDS encoding DUF1254 domain-containing protein, translating into MIAGAKALARGYRLTVTALALAPALAIAEPQAQSRTYDPALADQHQFAQLDDTIPGSAEARQVLARALAFDAMIYGTTAVLQYRQMYQQAVDRNDPDFTGFNAFAHDRALAGPGYKAFKTPNADTLYSNAWLDLRDGPVLFDVPDTAGRYFTANFLDIHGNATNISARTHGTDGGRFLIATTDWQGEVPEGTTLFRVATPFTWILLRVLVQEAKGDLPLANALQDRFRLSPVAKGAPPASFPDGDDQSAAGFMRILDFVLRTCGHPLREDALVYRFGAIGIAGNRKVDDVLADPAILSGIEQGFADAQTVIKASMGQNGKRVGAWSQPRDVGRYGFNYLYRAAVTTLGTGGNVVDENHPATSFVDATGARLDGALSDYRLVLSPPPPARFFWSVTVYDAATRELYPNALGRYMAGDRTPGLKRGKDGSVTVLFSHQPEALGKSPNVLPVPAGPFYVAIRAQGPEAAMKSGEWRPPAIEKLPDGKASRK; encoded by the coding sequence GTGATCGCCGGGGCGAAGGCGCTGGCGCGTGGATACCGGCTGACGGTCACCGCACTCGCGCTGGCCCCGGCCCTTGCAATTGCAGAACCTCAGGCCCAATCGCGCACATATGATCCGGCGCTCGCCGATCAACACCAGTTTGCGCAGCTTGACGATACGATCCCCGGCAGCGCCGAAGCGCGGCAGGTGCTGGCCCGCGCGCTGGCTTTCGATGCCATGATCTATGGTACAACAGCGGTCCTTCAATACCGTCAGATGTATCAGCAGGCGGTGGACCGCAACGATCCTGATTTTACCGGCTTCAACGCCTTTGCCCATGATCGCGCGCTGGCAGGGCCGGGATACAAAGCGTTTAAGACGCCCAATGCCGATACGCTCTATTCCAACGCCTGGCTGGATTTGCGCGATGGTCCCGTGCTGTTCGACGTGCCCGACACAGCGGGGCGCTATTTCACCGCCAACTTCCTTGATATTCATGGTAATGCCACAAACATCAGCGCCCGCACGCATGGCACAGACGGCGGACGCTTTCTGATTGCGACGACCGATTGGCAGGGCGAAGTGCCCGAAGGCACGACGCTGTTCCGCGTGGCAACGCCGTTTACGTGGATATTGCTGCGCGTGCTGGTGCAGGAAGCCAAAGGCGATCTGCCCCTAGCCAACGCCTTGCAGGACAGGTTCCGCCTCAGCCCGGTTGCCAAAGGCGCGCCGCCTGCATCCTTTCCTGATGGCGATGACCAGAGTGCCGCCGGTTTCATGCGCATTCTTGATTTCGTGCTGCGCACATGCGGCCACCCCTTGCGCGAAGACGCGCTTGTCTATCGCTTTGGCGCGATCGGCATCGCGGGCAATCGCAAGGTTGACGATGTGCTGGCAGATCCGGCTATACTCTCAGGCATCGAGCAGGGCTTTGCCGATGCGCAAACCGTCATCAAGGCGTCGATGGGCCAGAACGGCAAGCGGGTTGGTGCATGGTCGCAGCCACGCGACGTCGGGCGCTATGGCTTCAACTACCTCTATCGCGCCGCTGTCACCACGCTTGGCACCGGCGGGAATGTGGTAGACGAGAACCATCCGGCCACTTCATTCGTCGATGCGACAGGTGCACGCCTCGACGGGGCTTTGAGCGATTACCGTCTGGTGCTGTCTCCGCCGCCGCCCGCCCGTTTTTTCTGGTCGGTGACGGTCTATGATGCCGCCACGCGCGAACTCTATCCCAATGCACTGGGCCGCTATATGGCGGGTGACCGGACGCCCGGACTGAAGCGCGGGAAGGATGGATCGGTCACGGTCCTGTTTAGCCATCAGCCCGAAGCGCTTGGAAAGTCGCCCAACGTCCTGCCGGTTCCGGCTGGGCCGTTTTATGTTGCCATCCGTGCGCAGGGACCGGAAGCAGCAATGAAAAGCGGAGAATGGCGTCCGCCAGCAATCGAAAAACTGCCAGACGGAAAGGCAAGCCGGAAATGA